The stretch of DNA TCTCTGATTGCTTATGTTCAATTCAAATAATGTTACCAGTTCTCTTTCTTAAAAGCAATAAATCTGAGGCAGGTTTAGTTATTGTCATGATCATACCCTTTTCATTTTTAGGATACTTACATCGAGAGGATGATTCAAGGATTCCACAGATTTTAACCTTACTTATGGTGAACTGTGCTCCTAAATCAGTTGGCAATACAGTTGTCAAGTGGTACAAGTCCTTTTACAAGGCCATTTTGTTGGCTTCATAGGAAAAATTACCTCCCACTGGTCTCAGCTGGGTACCAGTGTTGGGGGAAGGATGAGTGGGACATTAACTTGTTTTCCAGCAGTGATGTGGCCATGGTAACATATCCATGCAGCTACTCTTCCCTGACTTTTGCTCTTTAACTCAGAGCAATCCTGCTAAACATGATCTGGTCTTGTTCCAGTTGGAAAGCAGTTTTATGTTccttcatattaaaaaaagttCTCAACAGACAAGATTTTAAAGATTTATgataacataaaaataatgttgaTCCTTCTCTTTTAATTTGCCTTAGTgctaaaatgttattttcttcagtaaaaattacaacattttgaaaaaaaacatgtgCAGGAATAAACCACATGTGGGATGTCAGCATTGGATTTCACTGATACAAAACTGCTGGAATGAGAGAGTGCAATGCTGAGTCTTGCCCTGCAGAGAAACCAGTGGAGCAGTGGACAATAAAACACTCACCTGCCATTCAGCCCCTGTACACCACCACCCTGGGCGGCCTCGCAgccctcctgctctggggctgtgtggtTATTTTCATGCTAGCAGGAATGATCAAGGCATTTCATCAGGTAAAAATGAGTATTtctccccaaaactgcccagaaaaaaaggaaaatgacaactttagaaaaaaggagagaaaactgTGGGCTGCTCGAAACCACCCAGATTAAGGATTAGGTAGGGGCATGATATTTCAGCAGGTGAAGAGGAAAGGCAAAGGTAGCTGGGCTCTGGCAGGCATGTGCTGAGCTAGAAATCACATCACACATGCTACCAGCAGTATCTCTTTATCACCtcttggttttttcttttgttttactaGATTTCCATAGATCTCCCCAGATAAGGACATGTTTCCACTTACAGCCTGTTAGTACACTATAAATATTGTTTAttctttatttgtttctctAATTATTATCTATTGCTTAGcttctctcctcccctccacTTAGACTCTCCACCCCACCACCCTCCAGTCAGGACTTTTTGCTAATTAGACATGGATTTTCCTACTTTTATTTCTCAGTGATGAAATAATGATATTACATTTTCTGAAGATTCATGTTGTTCTCTGAATTTGAGTGTCACACTAGCTTGATGGGAGCTCTGAGTCATGATTTagtaatgggaaaaaatcaatAAGTGCTGTATCTAAGGGAAAGGCATAACAGTAGCCATTGTCTTGAGCTGATAGCAGTTGAACTCAGATTAGGAAGGAGACCTGTATTTAAGTGTGATTACTGGAATGCAATAAGGGAAACAGACAAACCTCTGTGCTGTGATGTCTCCAGAAGAATGCGTACTTTCTTAGGTGACTTAGGTTGTTCAGAGACAATTCCTAGGCTCAGATGGAAAGACAATCCGGTATCAGCTCCTTGAAGCAATACTCTATGACACCATGATCCTTTCTGGTCAGAGACTCCACACTTTTTCTAATTTAACAGAAAACAGTCAAGGTGGTTTTCATTAAGCCTGAATAGATGTACATTTGGTGAGGACTTAGCATGATGTCTCTCTGAGTCCTGAAGAAAGAATTTTCTGATTATTAAACTGTGAACTATCAGTGGCATAATTTTCCTAAGCACTCTGAGAGCAGTGTTCTTATGGTATTTACAAGCCTGGAGATGCAAAGAGCGCTGCCGATGTCAGCTAATGCCAAAAGTggttaaaaaacaaatgaatgATTCCCAGAATCAGGTAGTTTGGATATACCATAATGTGCCCTTATGCAACTTTAATCATATCTTTTAAAGCCTGATGTCAAGTGACTTCAGCACCTAATTGTGCTATGGAAAGCACTACAATCAGTTAGGAACTGCTGTGAGTCAAGCACAGGGACAATAAAAATGGAGCTCTTAAGCCAGCTCTTCAACCCCACTGACTGCCCAAGACTAgtcatttcagcagcagctcagaaggTGTCCCAGTGGCAGCAGAGGTGCCTCTGCTGCGTGGAGAGTCAGGGAGTCCATCAAGCACCCAGACAACAAGTTGCCATtgctccagagctccagccagcTCCCGCTGAGGCTCTTTTAAATAACTTGGATGCTCCTCAACAATAATTTTACACCCTTAACTCAATTAGTTgctcttcattctgtttttccTCAACTCATGTTCTATGAAAATGTCACTGCTAGTTTTTCTTGCATGAGATTTGGCTCAAAATTAGGCATATGCTGCATTCATGTTTTGTATGTGGAGAACAAATCGCAAGCTTAGCCTGGGAGGGGACCCATGGCAGTTACCTAACATCTTACAACACAGTAATACATCAGTGAATCATTTAATTAACTAATAAGAGCAGGTAAGGAAAAGCCAGAAAGACACGCTCATTCTGTGTGTTCTGCTAAATTAAAAGCTAATTCATAAGAAATATCCTATGGAATTGTGTCCTTTGTTCTTGAAATCTCTATATGCTGTAAATACCATGCACAGTGAAATGGCTGATATTTAAAGGCAAATTCTCAAGCTAAATAAAACAAtacttggctttttttttttcttaaagataagcaataatttatttctctttcatcttCACAATTATCACATACTGCCCAGCTACAAGACCAATGCCACTACATAACACAGGAGAATTGCCCACCTACACTTTACTTGGACaaatacaattacaatttacaGATTAAATGTACTGTAAAATATGCAGTTGGAAAAATGTCATTCTTATCTATATGATGGGATGTGGCATATGTTTTATGAACAGATTCAATCTAAGATGTAAAACTTTAAAACTTGTTAAGCCAAGGATACAGTATAAAGCATTTCGGTTTGGTATTGTATTGTTACTAAagtagaaaaagcaaaattacaGAGATAAATCCAGATCTTAAGTTACAGGATATGTGTTAGGTTAAGAAATTTTTTGCtttacttttctatttttttctacaaatgaataatatgaatatatTGCAGGATAAAGAAAGGCTGCCAGATAAAGAAGGTACTGTTatatgaaaaacaaatgaaaaataccaGGTCATTTTGCTTACAAAAAGATCAAACTGTAAACAGtcacaaaatatataaaaatgccACATTGAACGAGGCAATTGTACTCTACCTAAACTGGTAGTATACTCTCTGTTAGAAGTTGTGTTCATACAGTAGTAACTGATAAAAAGGCATTGTGCACTCTTGTGCCATCTGGGGATTTAGCACCATGTGTCATCAGTTCTTGTATTGTCATCCAGTTGTCCAagattttcttgtttctctttttcatcaTCTTTTTGTGACTCAGTTCAATAATGTTGATTTCTTTTTTGCCCTCACTGCCACTCTGTGGACTTTCCTTAAGACACTCCAGCCTGCTCCTCATCATGAACTCCCGCCGCCTCCTCTGCTCCTTAGCTCGCACCAAATGCTGCTTCCGCTCTTCTTTGCTCCAGTAGCGACCCATCTTCATCTCACTCATGGTATCATCATCTGTCGTCATCCCACTGCGTTCCTCTTTAATTTTTAAGGCACGTTCCTTCAGGATTCTGTCTCTAACCGGTCTCTTTGTGATGTACCTCGTCCCATCACTCCTTATTTTCACTTTCCATTCCATCTTGGGCTCCGCACACTTCTGTGAGTCTTTGCACATGCTCACCAGGCTGAGCTGGCTTTGGGCGTACTCCACAGCAGACTTCTGCTGGATCAGCTGCATATAGCTTTGATAGTGCTTTGCGTGAGCAGGTATGTTCCCGTACCTGTAAGAAGAGCTGTGATATGGAGACAAATAGGGAATGTGCTCGCTGCCTTGCCTTTCCTGATCTGTGAATTTGCTGCTATCTGATGCCAGCACTGCGTTCTCAGCAGCACTGTTTTGCTcagtgggtttggttttggctgAGGTTGTCTCCCTGTTGCTCTGTCCTGAGGATGACTGATTAGCAACAATGGTGGTCCTCAGGTTTTTCCTGTTGGTTATGCTGATCACCCTCTGGAGAGAGTTATCAGGGGATCTCTCCACCGTCAGTGGAGTGCTCCTGCAGCTTTCAGCAGTGTTGTAGGCACTGGAGCTGTCCTTGTCAgacttctcagggtgctccATGATATCATCCAGTTTGCCTCTTTGTAAGTCTGTGCTGGTGTTATAATTCCTGAAACTTTCATCATGTAAAGCCCAAATGTCTCCGTACTGATCTCTCACCTTTTGGAGCCGGTGAGCTTGCATAATATTCTGACATTCGAGTTCAATGTTCCTCAGTTCCTCGTTAAGTAGCTGCAGCTCGTGCTCCACTCCATCTTGCTCTCTTCTGTTGCATTCTATCATGCTGCTTGAGTAATAAAGATCATACTCCCCATGGTTCCGAATCTTGCACTTCAGTTCCAACAGCTGCCGAAACCTTTCACATTCCTCCTCTGGGTTCCTTATGAAATCAGATTCAATGTATTCCCCAGACACAAAGCTTTCATTGCACTGGAGCTCAACACTGCCTAATGTATCCTGGCTGTGGCCCAAATTCCGTTTGCTCTGCAGGGTAGCACTGTTCTGCTCCTCGGTTGCATTTTCTTGCTCTGAGCTCTCATCATTTCGAAGACTTTCATCTGTAGGTCCCACCCCACTGTCCTTCTCATGATTGTTGGATGATGAGGTTGCAGTATCTGTAGTGCCATCTTCCTCTTCATGTTTCTTTGGCTAAAAAAACGAGTAAACCAAAAGGATTATCAAATGCAGATCATATTATAGGAGAatattttccagctctgttttgCTTAAACAGCTGGGAACTGATTTAAGCTGAATTAAAACAGATCACTAAACAGCAGTCCTACTGCTCATAGCttttaaacatttctgagaTTCATGCTGTGGTTTCCATACTGAGCAAAGTAAGTGAATTACAGAACTAGTGACATAGCTTCTGAAGTCCGGAAAGAAGTATTTCCCTCTCGAGCTAAGCCATGTTTTTGCAATGCTTAAAGATAATGATCACCAGATGGTGAGCTGTTTTTGATTCTGGATTATGGCCAGAAACTGGTGGAGctgaaatcttctcaaactTGAGAGAAAGCTTCTGTACTGGTATCACCTCAAACAGAGAAAGCAGCCAAGGAAGCAATGACTAGTACAAGCTAACAGGGTGCAAAAAGAccactgtttctttttttaagcagaGAACTTTTGTTTGCTCCATTACACCCTCCATGGCCTTCTCCTACACATGTGTTCAGCAGCCTTTTTCTGGAAAAGTGTGCATTTCGGATTTTGCTCACAAGGACCTCAGTCCACTTTGTCCCTGGAAACTCTTTTTGAAAATTCATTTGTTTCCATTGTTAGAGCTTATGGtccttgaaaagaaaaacagtcttTCAATACTAAGTGCAGAACAATACTGAATGCTTTGCCATGGGTATAATGTCAAGCTTTTTGACTGCTGATTAGCACTCCACTTGTACCTCACCTATTTATATTCTCAACATATTTATATTCCATAGAATGTGAGATAATACCTCTTTGAAGAGACGGACACTTTGTTTTTCAAACCAGATAAGCAAGGAATCATGCAGAGTGCAATTTATATGACCAAGTACCTAACTACACACAGTACCAACCAAACACCATGTCTGTTTTAAGAGGTATATTTGCATAATTATATATAATGACTGTAATaatcaggagagaaaaaaaggtacAGTGCACCCAGTGAAAGGAAACAAACTGAAAGAGGCCACTGTCATGATTCCCTTTTTATCTACTTTGACAAACAGGTAAACAGGGTGAAAATGTGTCTCTTATGTCATCCCTTCTCCTCTCTTCATGTGCACCTCATGATCACATACCCTTCATCTAGTTTCATTTCTTCAaatgttagaaaaaaataatggccTAGTGTCAGAAAAACTAAACCTCCACCTCCTATTCAGTGTAAGAGAGGAATAAAGCAAATATTGAAAGAAACACACCACCAGGAGAATTCAGCGTCTGTGGCAAACCAGTTAAAAAATTCTGCAAAGATCCCTCTAGGAGACTTAGGTTTAATTTAATATCCTTCCAGCTCATCTCCTCCAGGTGACGGCTGCTACATATGCTATTCTGTTCTCTCACCTGCTTTGGAGCTGCTTCAGCTTGTCTTGACCTCCTCTGCCCCCAAACCTTTCAGCAGAGAAGTGACTCCAACCTGGCCAGCTTACACTTCACCCCAGCCACTGCAATGTGCAATCCATATTTCTCACTGCTCTGGAAAGTATTGAACTACTGACAGGAGGGAGAACAGCCCCACCAGACAACAGGAGGGCAGTGCTGCAGAACAGTCAGGAATCTGGGTGCTTATTCCAAATGCAGGGCTCCATTCACATGACCAAACAAGGAGGATCTGATGAAATATAAGTGTCTATAATGCAGGCATCTGAATGTCAGACAGTGACTTTGTGTttcctcaggaaaagaaaagtgcctATACAATCAGATTCTTCTCAAACTAAAGCAGACATCCACAtcacatttaatttttccccaGTATGTGGATACTTGCAGCTAAGTCAattaagaaaatggaaagtaatacatgtatttattgTACTGCatgtttttaagatttattttattaaaaaatccatTATGACTTAAGTAAGGTAGCCCCAGGAATTTTTGTCCTGGACATTTCATGCTTGCCAGAGCTCCTAAACATGTACAGACTGAGCAGCCTTTTACAGCAtgagataattttaattttattttgaaagataaCAAGCCTAATTCCATGTtacatttcttctgaaaaacaagAGAGAATCCATAATTTTCAGTGTGTTGCTTTTTCTGGTGTTATCTACTATCTATTTCAAAcagtgtgtttgttttcaaacatACACTGTCAATCTCTTCTACAATTACTTCTGTTTGAAATACCAAAGGGCTCCTTAGGCCTCATCTTTGCTGTGAGAACTCAGATAATGAGAAGGTAAACCCAGCGGTGCGTACAATCAAGCAATAAATGAACCTCAAAAGATTCTGCATTTCAGCTCCAGCAAGAATTCCTGCCTATAAAATGGCTAATCTTGCAGGAATTCAGGCACTGTTCTATTACAATTTATGGTGTATATTGGGACTCAAAGCCCAGACTGCTGCTAAAGTCTGAATGCAGTACGATTCAGCTGAAGGCTCTAACAAACACAGCTGGGATCTCTGGTCAGTCTGACAGTGAGTGGGAGACTGGTCACAGAGGAATCATCCAGTGCCATGAGATGCTCAAACCATGGGGGAAATTTGGAACTGATCTCAGTGGTTCACTAAAAGGGAAAATGTTCTTCTGCAAACAATGCTGGTCTTTTAAAAAAGGCTTCTCAAAAAAAGGATTTTCCCCCAgatattttctctgtatttcagcTTTGAATGAactagaatattttattttatccaattctttcttcttcttaatAGGTTTTGATATATTCCATGATACCAATAAGAATTTCTGCAGGCAAATATATGGTATTCTTCTGAAAATTATCTCTGCTGCACAATGAACCATGATGTTGTAAAGGGAAAGGAACACAATGAGTTACAAAAAATGGAGAATTACATCTTTCCTTGAGGCATATTGGACTATTCCATACAGAGAAGATACAATTCTTGATTGAATTCTACAGACTAGGTcaaaaacatacagaaaatacaTGACTATCTACTAGATTCCTCTATTATAAACTGtaccaaattattttttgtgaCAGCTCACATTAAATGTTAAATTGGCATTCTGTAAAACAGACTTGTATTTTATGGAAGGGTATTCTGATAGAGAATGTATTCATTCCTGCAGCTCTCGAGATTCATGATGACAGATCATTATGAAGCCAGAGGATTCTGTTTTTGTTCACAAAAATCAAGGCTGGTCTCCATGTCCAGCCACAGAGCTTGAAGATACCCAGATTGGCCATTGGCAGCTGCAATGATAGTGGTTTCATAGCTCCAGTGGATGGTGTGATTCCCCTCAGGAAACTGCTGGATTTCCCAGCCTAACAAGGAGTAAAGAACCAGTCTTCTGACTTGACGAGTCACTACATAGAGTCTAGAGAGACAGTAGCTGTCACAAATTACTGATGCCCCATTACACACCAAGCTGCATTTGGTTGATTCGATTACTCGACAGACAGGCAAAGAAATGTCTGGCTGTCCTAGAATTACTTCAAGCAATGCAGTGTCAGATACTGACAGATCACAAGTgaccacaattttttttccagtgtagTGTTCTTTTACAGTAATATAAAATTTcaatatgggaaaaaaatatgcttgGCAAAAGAATCCAATGGGGAATAAACAATTGCAATGGGTTTTGTGAAAGCACATCACAGAATAGCTCTGTTTACTAATAAACAGTATCCACAACCCAAATTCAGTGAAAAAGGCAAAGCTTGAAAAGAACTTCATGGTGGAAGGTCACAATTGTAAAGTGATTTCAGAGGTCCCAACATGTAATGTGAGTGCCTAGTAGGAGTTTATAGATAGACTTGTTCAAGAATGTCTACCAGAACTGGGGGTTTGTGTGAAAATGTCACCATGCAAATGAAATTGGTTTGCAAAGAGTAAGTTAAAAATTTGGTATCCAAGACAAAATTTTGGTTAAAACAATAAAGAAGATGCCATATTTCAGCTGAAAGTAGCTAGCATGCAGCAGTTTGCACATTTAACCTGGGCAGCTGAAGCTTGGCTCACTGCCAGGAAAGGAGAGTCACAATAAAAGGCTGGTAAAAATCCTGTTGCAAGGCTCCCCGACCCTGGAGTTATTACACGTTGCGTAAATAATTAAATGCTTATAAGATCAAATATTTGTAATCTGATCGATCATATTTCAGATAATTGACTTAATTATTCTGTCCGTGTCTCTGTCCCAATGAATATTTCATTGATGTACAGGGAAGAGCTTTGCTATGAGCTATCATCTACTCAATGACCCAGTGTGAAGGCTGGAGGGGAGGTCAGGAGGAAACAAACTAAATTCACATTCAGGCCCCCCCAATGTGGACCAAGTATTGAGGCATTTGAAGTCAAAGAAGCATCCTGGTatccagaaaagaaaaggctCTCATagtctttctccctctcttcacttcaaagaaaaatgcCTCAGGCTCTCTTTCTGAGCAGTTCAGGATGGTGAAAAAATTGTAAGTCACAAAGTCCTGTGGGTGGAAAAACAGTTTCTCTCCAGCTGCATAAATCCAGAACCCAGGAGaagctgaattttatttctttggctCCACACAGGTGTGCATACTGGCAGATCATCTGATCCAGGATACTGACACCTTTCACAACAACGTACAACTGAGAAGACCCCTTGATGAAATTGTATGGTATGTTTGCCACAGTCACACAGCCTACAGAACATATGGGCAGGTAAAATCAGGATAGTAGCAAGCTGGGACTATGCTAACGATAGCTTATTTGTCTCCATTAACAAAACAAATGCTGAGCTGTATGCTGTCGGTGTAAGAGAAATATACGCGCATTAACAAAACACCTGTTGTTTATTTAAACACCTCTTCCATCTTGTTTTGCAAGCTCTCTGGTGCAAGGCTGGCTCATACATTGCAAGCGTACAACAAGCAGGGCACCTAGCTCAGCTCAGAGCTCTAGGTGCTACACTGATAttcacagattcacagaatattctgagttggaaagcATCCCaaaaggatcatcaagtccaactctaAAGTTCAATCCCCCATATGGGGATTGAGCCCATGACCTTGGTGTTATTAGCATCAGGGTAATAAAAACTGACATGAAGCATAACATCATAAATCCCAAACACTTCAGAATTAATGAAGGAAAGCAATATTATTATTCTGAGAGttcagagaaaaggagaaatctgTACTTATCACACCCTCTTAAATTGTTTGTCAACTTGACATACTGGGCCTAAGcatgtatttttctccttttccttacATACAGCATGCTGGAGATCACAGCATTTGGAGAGACAACTCTGTCAAAACCTTTGACTCCATTTTACAGCATACTGTTTCATTCTCTATTAATAAAAAAGTATACCTAGAAAAATTTCAAATCATATGTTTAGTAGTGGTCCTACCTGCTCCACCTCATTGGCTGTGTACTGCATCGCTTCATTATGTTGCTCTTCCAACATTTCCAAGTTTAACTCCTCTAAGAATTCGTTCCTTTCATCATCCAGCCACCCTTCCTCCAGCTGCAAAGAATACATTAGTATGTTATTTTATGTTAGCAAGGACACACGCTAAAATAGAGTAAACCCAGATGGCAATGCTTGACTAGTTCTTTTTATTCTAATGATTCTCTTCAGAAAGTCAGGTTCATGTCtcaaaaaaaatagaaaagaaaaaggataaaaagatGGGATTCATGTCTTTTATCCTTTCGTAAAACAGTATGACTGATTTTCTCTCATAATGAAGGAGACTGCACAGCACAGACattatttcctttcaaaagATTGTGAAAGGCACAGCGCATCATCCTGAAGCTGTCATGTTCATTACCACTGAGAGACCCTGCATGGCAAGAATGGCAATGTTACTAATAGGGCCGGAAGCAACTGGGCTCTTCTCTCTAACAACCTccattccagccctgctgccagtACCTCAGTGGAAACCTTACGCTGTGTTTCTGTCACTGTCTTCCCACTGATCTTCCAGGTGAACAAATAAACAGAACAGGGTGATAGAAAGATGAGGTGACTTGAAGGGAGGCAGTTTTTGTTTTCCCGGTGTGTCTGGAAACAAGGCTGatctgtttgcttgtttttttctccccaagcGTAAAATAGTACATTGACATTTGGTGAACACAGTGTTGCAAAAGGACAGGAGGGGATGCTATGTCTTCTGTCAAGTACATATCTCTTGAACCCATTTCACACCCTTCACACCTTTTGAAACTCATAAAACAGGCACCCTGGCTTAAAACACTGTTCCCATTTTGTTCATTACGCTCATGTGTGCACATGGCATGCACCCTTTGTACCTTCAATCCCTTGCCAGATGGCACACTGCATCAAAAAGAAACATACTGGTCAGGTGCCCTCTTGGCTATAATGATAGGATtatagcagaagaaaacagttaTTGTTTCGACATTGAGGAAGGAACCAAATGGTGACAAAATCATGCTAAAAGGAAAAGCCTCAGCATAAAACAATTGCAAGACTACCAAGCACTCATGTCCCAAGACAGCAAAAATAATATAGCACAGGCCAACACCTAGAGCAGAATTACTACTGTCTTGTAGCCAGGACATGTCTGGTCACAGATGTCAGTAAGAAAAGTTACACCAAACCAGTAGTAGTATTAGTACTTCAAAGCTACACAAGGAGTGACTGATGCTGTGCAGTACTTCTAATGGAATACTGGCAGAACATCACTGTTTTGTTAACAAACTTTGATGTGGTTTTCCCCATGTCAACAAATTCTTTCCTCTTGTAAAGTACACAATAAGCCCTTCATTTCCGCTGATAAAGACAACCACCTATGGTTTGGATTAGGAGGAGAATTTTTTCCTAGAGGACATATAATTTTATGTTTGTCCTTAAGGGGACTTTCAAATCACTCTATGAAACATCTGGTAGTTTTGTTTACTTGTCTTGTTTACttattttttcccaaggaaagcATGAGCACAGCCTTCCTCTACTGGAAAGGACACAGTTTAATTCACCTCATGGGAGGAAATTGCAGAGATTAACAAATTTGGAGGATGAAACATGAATCTCACTTGGGCAAATCTGCTGATTTGATTGTGCCAGACCCAGCATATGACTAATGAGAGTGCTTATGTTATGTtacagcttttaaaagaaagctAATATGTGCCTTAGCATGCATGTGCACTATACACTACATTCACACACGAGAATGCACGTGTGTGGTGTGCTCCTCTGGTGCTCTAGTTCAAAACTTCATTATTCACTGCACAAATACGTTGTCAGAGGGGTTTTATTCCCTGTTACTGAGGGAATGTGCTCAGCAGTCACCCTTCAAGGTTGTAATACTGCCATTACCATTTTCTATCTAAAAATGAAAGCCTGTTTAATCCTGCTGTTTTTTACCAAGTCAAAGCAACACAACTAACAGAAACCAGCTAACAGCCTGATCTCTGACCTACTCTGGCTTTTTCATCAGTTTTGTATGAGTATGTTCTTAAAACACATAAACTAAACAAAGAAATCAAGCACCAAAGACCCAAACATAAACCAAACCACACTTATTAATTGTAAGGAATATTCATGTGTGAAATTACATTGGTATACAATGGTATACAATGGTTACATATGGTATATAAGTAATTCCTTATCTCATACTAATCTTATAATATTGACTCCTCCTTTTTTCATGTTGACCAGTCTAAACAAATACAGAGACTGAACTTTCTCTGGTCACGTATTTTATAACTGGGTGAGTTTCTGTTCCCCAGTGAAAAACAGAATCCTAATGAAAAACAGTTGGAATAATatagaaaaatctttttcaaaatttcagCAATTGAGGACTAAAATTTTGCAGTAGAAAGTGAGGCACACCAATTTGTGCTGTACTTTGTCACTGGTTTTATAAGAATTGTTTAGCTTCCTGAAAAACATAAAG from Poecile atricapillus isolate bPoeAtr1 chromosome Z, bPoeAtr1.hap1, whole genome shotgun sequence encodes:
- the LOC131573001 gene encoding PDZ domain-containing RING finger protein 4-like isoform X1 — its product is MGFDPSRFAGPVAAELQCGLCGRVLEEPLSTPCGHVFCAGCLLPWAARRRRCPLRCRPLAAAELRPVLPLRSLVQKLEVKCDYSPRGCGRTVRLRELPEHLAACRFGPAGPAEPQPRAGLPSGSSAGQPRAGGGQRCLRALRGGGGGPEPGHELKREAQRWSRREKSLLAQLSALQSEVQLTARRYQAKFGQYMSHISSIARDLAGSQAGKGGERKPLMIMLHRENDTLGFNIIGGRPNQKNQEESAEGIYVSKILENGPADKAEGLQIHDKIIEVNGKDLSKATHEEAVEAFRNAKEPIVVQVLRRAPAAKAHSSSQDVRFMDASTQTDITFEHIMALAKLRPSTPPVPDICPFLLSDSCHSLHPVEHEFYEGNEYLSSLPADADRAEDFEYEEVELCRIGSQEKLGLTVCYRTDDEEDTGIYVSEVDPNSIAARDGRIREGDRILQINGQDVQNREEAVALLSSEECRKIVLLVARPEMQLEEGWLDDERNEFLEELNLEMLEEQHNEAMQYTANEVEQPKKHEEEDGTTDTATSSSNNHEKDSGVGPTDESLRNDESSEQENATEEQNSATLQSKRNLGHSQDTLGSVELQCNESFVSGEYIESDFIRNPEEECERFRQLLELKCKIRNHGEYDLYYSSSMIECNRREQDGVEHELQLLNEELRNIELECQNIMQAHRLQKVRDQYGDIWALHDESFRNYNTSTDLQRGKLDDIMEHPEKSDKDSSSAYNTAESCRSTPLTVERSPDNSLQRVISITNRKNLRTTIVANQSSSGQSNRETTSAKTKPTEQNSAAENAVLASDSSKFTDQERQGSEHIPYLSPYHSSSYRYGNIPAHAKHYQSYMQLIQQKSAVEYAQSQLSLVSMCKDSQKCAEPKMEWKVKIRSDGTRYITKRPVRDRILKERALKIKEERSGMTTDDDTMSEMKMGRYWSKEERKQHLVRAKEQRRRREFMMRSRLECLKESPQSGSEGKKEINIIELSHKKMMKKRNKKILDNWMTIQELMTHGAKSPDGTRVHNAFLSVTTV
- the LOC131573001 gene encoding PDZ domain-containing RING finger protein 4-like isoform X2, with the protein product MGCNLCTFQKREEHYKLLYEVSQVNGKDLSKATHEEAVEAFRNAKEPIVVQVLRRAPAAKAHSSSQDVRFMDASTQTDITFEHIMALAKLRPSTPPVPDICPFLLSDSCHSLHPVEHEFYEGNEYLSSLPADADRAEDFEYEEVELCRIGSQEKLGLTVCYRTDDEEDTGIYVSEVDPNSIAARDGRIREGDRILQINGQDVQNREEAVALLSSEECRKIVLLVARPEMQLEEGWLDDERNEFLEELNLEMLEEQHNEAMQYTANEVEQPKKHEEEDGTTDTATSSSNNHEKDSGVGPTDESLRNDESSEQENATEEQNSATLQSKRNLGHSQDTLGSVELQCNESFVSGEYIESDFIRNPEEECERFRQLLELKCKIRNHGEYDLYYSSSMIECNRREQDGVEHELQLLNEELRNIELECQNIMQAHRLQKVRDQYGDIWALHDESFRNYNTSTDLQRGKLDDIMEHPEKSDKDSSSAYNTAESCRSTPLTVERSPDNSLQRVISITNRKNLRTTIVANQSSSGQSNRETTSAKTKPTEQNSAAENAVLASDSSKFTDQERQGSEHIPYLSPYHSSSYRYGNIPAHAKHYQSYMQLIQQKSAVEYAQSQLSLVSMCKDSQKCAEPKMEWKVKIRSDGTRYITKRPVRDRILKERALKIKEERSGMTTDDDTMSEMKMGRYWSKEERKQHLVRAKEQRRRREFMMRSRLECLKESPQSGSEGKKEINIIELSHKKMMKKRNKKILDNWMTIQELMTHGAKSPDGTRVHNAFLSVTTV